A single region of the Malaclemys terrapin pileata isolate rMalTer1 chromosome 2, rMalTer1.hap1, whole genome shotgun sequence genome encodes:
- the RPL7 gene encoding 60S ribosomal protein L7, which translates to MAGVEGKKVPSVPESLLKKRKAFADIKAKRLKRLVVQKKLRKAQRKLIYARAQAYHKEYRQMYRREIRMARMARKAGNYYVPAEPKLAFVIRIRGINGVSPKVRKVLQLLRLRQIFNGTFVKLNKASINMLRIVEPYIAWGYPNLKSVHELIYKRGYGKINRQRIALTDNSLIQRCLEKYGIICMEDVVHEIYTVGKNFKVVNNFLWPFKLSSPRGGMKKKTIHFVEGGDAGNREDQINRLIRRMN; encoded by the exons ATGGCGGGCGTAGA aGGAAAGAAGGTGCCATCTGTTCcagaaagccttttaaaaaagcgAAAggcttttgctgatataaaggCCAAGCGTCTGAAGAGGCTAGTGGTTCAAAAGAag CTTCGTAAAGCTCAAAGAAAACTCATCTATGCAAGAGCTCAGGCCTATCACAAGGAGTACAGGCAAATGTATAGACGTGAGATTCGTATGGCCCGAATGGCACGCAAAGCTGGCAATTACTATGTACCTGCTGAACCAAAATTGGCCTTCGTGATCAGGATCAGAGG TATCAATGGAGTTAGCCCGAAGGTCCGTAAGGTATTGCAGCTCCTTCGCCTGCGTCAGATTTTCAATGGCACATTTGTAAAACTCAACAAGGCTTCAATTAACATGCTGCGGATTGTTGAACCCTACATTGCATGGGG TTACCCCAATCTGAAATCTGTGCATGAACTGATCTACAAGCGTGGTTACGGCAAGATCAACAGGCAGCGCATTGCTCTGACTGACAATTCTCTGATTCAGCGGTGTCTTG AGAAATATGGCATCATCtgcatggaagatgtagtccatGAGATCTATACTGTTGGTAAGAACTTCAAAGTGGTGAACAACTTTCTATGGCCCTTCAAGTTATCTTCTCCTCGAGGtggaatgaaaaagaaaactATCCACTTTGTGGAAGGTGGAGATGCTGGCAACAGGGAAGATCAGATTAACAGGCTCATAAGGAGAATGAACTAA